One region of Microtus ochrogaster isolate Prairie Vole_2 unplaced genomic scaffold, MicOch1.0 UNK115, whole genome shotgun sequence genomic DNA includes:
- the Numbl gene encoding numb-like protein isoform X2, which yields MGEWSVGRRSLFCIYSRRWANGRGRGGAPREGCSPAPGTESSGEPRRLARLHPAPAAGPGPGPRQTEPSPPQQQQHSGSRAQPGPREAGAPGPWMSRSAAASGGPRRPGQHLSPAPCGASGPPETFRTESDGAGTMNKLRQSLRRRKPAYVPEASRPHQWQADEDAVRKGTCSFPVRYLGHVEVEESRGMHVCEDAVKKLKAMGRKSVKSVLWVSADGLRVVDDKTKDLLVDQTIEKVSFCAPDRNLDKAFSYICRDGTTRRWICHCFLALKDSGERLSHAVGCAFAACLERKQRREKECGVTAAFDASRTSFAREGSFRLSGGGRPAEREAGDKKKEAAAAPAVAPGPAQPGHVSPTPATTSPGEKGEAGTPVAAGNTAAAIPRRHAPLEQLVRQGSFRGFPALSQKNSPFKRQLSLRLNELPSTLQRRTDFQVKGTVPEMEPPGASDSDGINALCTQISSSFASAGVPASGPPSATTGTSAWGEPSVPPAAAFQPGHKRTPSEAERWLEEVSQVAKAQQQQQQQQQQQQQQQQQQQQAASVPPMPTMAPTLPPFSAPVGPFDTAAAQVAVFLPPAHMQPPFVPAYPGLGYPPMPRVPVVGITPSQMVANAFCSAAQLQPQPATLLGKAGAFPPPAAPSAPGGQARPRPNGAPWPPEPAPAPAPELDPFEAQWAALEGKPAVEKPSNPFSGDLQKTFEIEL from the exons ATGGGGGAGTGGTCTGTGGGGAGGCGGAGTCTCTTTTGCATATACAGCAGGCGGTGGGCCAATGGGCGGGGCAGGGGCGGAGCGCCGAGGGAGGGATGCTCCCCCGCCCCCGGAACGGAATCCTCCGGGGAGCCGAGAAGGCTCGCGCGCTTGCATCCCGCACCAGCCGCCGGCCCTGGGCCCGGCCCGCGTCAGACCGAGCCGTCGccgccacagcagcagcagcactcgGGAAGCCGGGCCCAGCCGGGGCCACGGGAGGCGGGGGCGCCCGGGCCCTGGATGTCCCGCAGCGCGGCGGCCAGC GGTGGACCCAGGAGACCTGGTCAGCATTTGTCCCCAGCCCCCTGTGGGGCCTCGGGGCCCCCTGAAACCTTCAGGACGGAGTCAG ACGGGGCGGGCACCATGAACAAGTTACGGCAGAGTCTGCGGCGGAGAAAGCCAGCCTATGTGCCTGAGGCATCGCGCCCACACCAGTGGCAGGCAGACGAGGATGCAGTGCGCAAGGGCACATGCAGCTTCCCTGTCAGG tacctGGGTCACGTGGAGGTGGAGGAGTCCCGGGGGATGCATGTTTGTGAAGATGCTGTGAAGAAGCTGAAGGCG ATGGGCCGGAAGTCCGTGAAGTCTGTCCTGTGGGTGTCAGCCGATGGACTCCGAGTGGTAGACGACAAAACCAAG GaccttcttgtagaccagaccatCGAGAAGGTCTCCTTCTGCGCTCCTGACCGCAACCTGGACAAGGCTTTCTCCTACATATGCCGTGACGGCACCACGCGGCGCTGGATCTGCCATTGCTTTCTGGCACTCAAGGACTCC GGCGAGAGGCTGAGCCACGCTGTGGGCTGTGCGTTCGCTGCCTGCCTGGAAAGGAAGCAGCGGCGGGAGAAAGAGTGTGGAGTGACGGCTGCCTTCGACGCCAGTCGCACCAGCTTTGCCCGAGAGGGCTCCTTCCGCCTGTCGGGGGGCGGCAGGCCTGCAGAGCGTGAGGCTGGGGACAAGAAGAAAG AGGCAGCAGCCGCTCCTGCTGTGGCTCCTGGCCCTGCCCAGCCTGGGCATGTGTCCCCAACACCAGCTACCACATCCCCTGGTGAGAAGGGGGAGGCAGGCACCCCAGTGGCCGCAGGCAACACTGCTGCTGCCATTCCCCGACGCCACGCACCTCTGGAGCAGCTGGTTCGCCAGGGCTCCTTTCGTGGGTTCCCGGCGCTCAGCCAGAAGAACTCACCTTTCAAACGTCAGCTGAGCCTGCGGTTGAACGAGCTGCCATCCACCCTGCAGCGCCGTACGGACTTCCAGGTGAAGGGCACAG TGCCTGAGATGGAGCCTCCTGGTGCCAGTGACAGTGATGGCATCAATGCTCTGTGCACGCAGATCAGTTCATCCTTTGCCAGTGCTGGAGTGCCAGCGTCAGGGCCACCATCTGCCACAACAG GAACTTCTGCCTGGGGCGAGCCCTCTGTACCCCCTGCAGCTGCCTTCCAGCCTGGGCACAAGCGGACACCTTCAGAGGCTGAGCGATGGCTGGAGGAAGTGTCCCAAGTGGCTAAagcgcagcagcagcagcaacaacaacagcagcaacagcagcagcagcagcagcagcagcagcaagcagccTCCGTGCCACCAATGCCCACCATGGCCCCCACTCTTCCACCCTTTTCTGCCCCCGTGGGGCCCTTTGACACTGCAGCTGCCCAGGTGGCTGTGTTCTTGCCACCCGCACACATGCAGCCTCCATTCGTGCCCGCCTACCCAGGCCTGGGTTATCCACCCATGCCCCGCGTGCCAGTGGTGGGCATCACACCTTCACAGATGGTGGCCAATGCCTTCTGCTCAGctgcccagctccagccccaacCTGCCACACTGCTTGGAAAAGCCGGGGCCTTCCCCCCACCTGCTGCACCCAGCGCCCCTGGTGGCCAGGCCCGTCCACGCCCCAATGGGGCGCCTTGGCCCCCAGAGCCAGCGCCTGCCCCAGCCCCTGAGTTGGACCCCTTTGAGGCCCAATGGGCAGCATTAGAAGGCAAACCCGCTGTGGAGAAGCCCTCTAACCCCTTCTCTGGTGACTTGCAGAAGACCTTCGAGATTGAACTGTAG
- the Numbl gene encoding numb-like protein isoform X1 translates to MGEWSVGRRSLFCIYSRRWANGRGRGGAPREGCSPAPGTESSGEPRRLARLHPAPAAGPGPGPRQTEPSPPQQQQHSGSRAQPGPREAGAPGPWMSRSAAASGGPRRPGQHLSPAPCGASGPPETFRTESDGAGTMNKLRQSLRRRKPAYVPEASRPHQWQADEDAVRKGTCSFPVRYLGHVEVEESRGMHVCEDAVKKLKAMGRKSVKSVLWVSADGLRVVDDKTKDLLVDQTIEKVSFCAPDRNLDKAFSYICRDGTTRRWICHCFLALKDSGERLSHAVGCAFAACLERKQRREKECGVTAAFDASRTSFAREGSFRLSGGGRPAEREAGDKKKAEAAAAPAVAPGPAQPGHVSPTPATTSPGEKGEAGTPVAAGNTAAAIPRRHAPLEQLVRQGSFRGFPALSQKNSPFKRQLSLRLNELPSTLQRRTDFQVKGTVPEMEPPGASDSDGINALCTQISSSFASAGVPASGPPSATTGTSAWGEPSVPPAAAFQPGHKRTPSEAERWLEEVSQVAKAQQQQQQQQQQQQQQQQQQQQAASVPPMPTMAPTLPPFSAPVGPFDTAAAQVAVFLPPAHMQPPFVPAYPGLGYPPMPRVPVVGITPSQMVANAFCSAAQLQPQPATLLGKAGAFPPPAAPSAPGGQARPRPNGAPWPPEPAPAPAPELDPFEAQWAALEGKPAVEKPSNPFSGDLQKTFEIEL, encoded by the exons ATGGGGGAGTGGTCTGTGGGGAGGCGGAGTCTCTTTTGCATATACAGCAGGCGGTGGGCCAATGGGCGGGGCAGGGGCGGAGCGCCGAGGGAGGGATGCTCCCCCGCCCCCGGAACGGAATCCTCCGGGGAGCCGAGAAGGCTCGCGCGCTTGCATCCCGCACCAGCCGCCGGCCCTGGGCCCGGCCCGCGTCAGACCGAGCCGTCGccgccacagcagcagcagcactcgGGAAGCCGGGCCCAGCCGGGGCCACGGGAGGCGGGGGCGCCCGGGCCCTGGATGTCCCGCAGCGCGGCGGCCAGC GGTGGACCCAGGAGACCTGGTCAGCATTTGTCCCCAGCCCCCTGTGGGGCCTCGGGGCCCCCTGAAACCTTCAGGACGGAGTCAG ACGGGGCGGGCACCATGAACAAGTTACGGCAGAGTCTGCGGCGGAGAAAGCCAGCCTATGTGCCTGAGGCATCGCGCCCACACCAGTGGCAGGCAGACGAGGATGCAGTGCGCAAGGGCACATGCAGCTTCCCTGTCAGG tacctGGGTCACGTGGAGGTGGAGGAGTCCCGGGGGATGCATGTTTGTGAAGATGCTGTGAAGAAGCTGAAGGCG ATGGGCCGGAAGTCCGTGAAGTCTGTCCTGTGGGTGTCAGCCGATGGACTCCGAGTGGTAGACGACAAAACCAAG GaccttcttgtagaccagaccatCGAGAAGGTCTCCTTCTGCGCTCCTGACCGCAACCTGGACAAGGCTTTCTCCTACATATGCCGTGACGGCACCACGCGGCGCTGGATCTGCCATTGCTTTCTGGCACTCAAGGACTCC GGCGAGAGGCTGAGCCACGCTGTGGGCTGTGCGTTCGCTGCCTGCCTGGAAAGGAAGCAGCGGCGGGAGAAAGAGTGTGGAGTGACGGCTGCCTTCGACGCCAGTCGCACCAGCTTTGCCCGAGAGGGCTCCTTCCGCCTGTCGGGGGGCGGCAGGCCTGCAGAGCGTGAGGCTGGGGACAAGAAGAAAG CAGAGGCAGCAGCCGCTCCTGCTGTGGCTCCTGGCCCTGCCCAGCCTGGGCATGTGTCCCCAACACCAGCTACCACATCCCCTGGTGAGAAGGGGGAGGCAGGCACCCCAGTGGCCGCAGGCAACACTGCTGCTGCCATTCCCCGACGCCACGCACCTCTGGAGCAGCTGGTTCGCCAGGGCTCCTTTCGTGGGTTCCCGGCGCTCAGCCAGAAGAACTCACCTTTCAAACGTCAGCTGAGCCTGCGGTTGAACGAGCTGCCATCCACCCTGCAGCGCCGTACGGACTTCCAGGTGAAGGGCACAG TGCCTGAGATGGAGCCTCCTGGTGCCAGTGACAGTGATGGCATCAATGCTCTGTGCACGCAGATCAGTTCATCCTTTGCCAGTGCTGGAGTGCCAGCGTCAGGGCCACCATCTGCCACAACAG GAACTTCTGCCTGGGGCGAGCCCTCTGTACCCCCTGCAGCTGCCTTCCAGCCTGGGCACAAGCGGACACCTTCAGAGGCTGAGCGATGGCTGGAGGAAGTGTCCCAAGTGGCTAAagcgcagcagcagcagcaacaacaacagcagcaacagcagcagcagcagcagcagcagcagcaagcagccTCCGTGCCACCAATGCCCACCATGGCCCCCACTCTTCCACCCTTTTCTGCCCCCGTGGGGCCCTTTGACACTGCAGCTGCCCAGGTGGCTGTGTTCTTGCCACCCGCACACATGCAGCCTCCATTCGTGCCCGCCTACCCAGGCCTGGGTTATCCACCCATGCCCCGCGTGCCAGTGGTGGGCATCACACCTTCACAGATGGTGGCCAATGCCTTCTGCTCAGctgcccagctccagccccaacCTGCCACACTGCTTGGAAAAGCCGGGGCCTTCCCCCCACCTGCTGCACCCAGCGCCCCTGGTGGCCAGGCCCGTCCACGCCCCAATGGGGCGCCTTGGCCCCCAGAGCCAGCGCCTGCCCCAGCCCCTGAGTTGGACCCCTTTGAGGCCCAATGGGCAGCATTAGAAGGCAAACCCGCTGTGGAGAAGCCCTCTAACCCCTTCTCTGGTGACTTGCAGAAGACCTTCGAGATTGAACTGTAG